The following are encoded in a window of Telmatobacter sp. DSM 110680 genomic DNA:
- a CDS encoding thioredoxin family protein codes for MKFSRSIIALFFLLAGLPALAASSSAALPHVHVQLISPDTQLHPGSNNAGLYFKLEPGWHVYWKNPGDAGEPPHIKWTLPQGITTGPIQFPIPKRLPLGPLMDFGYEDEVLFPIKLNVAEQAATGPAVLHAKIDWLVCRGSCIPEKTELELDRSIAQASSGSASVEPDQGIWARLANKLPASPPANLRIGFAPTPTGFRLTINTGHKENEASFFPASPDILSNPAPQTVTPTANGLTLDLKKDESLAANPKELTGLLQLSGGRAYELIALAGTPKAPKAVPIETSTSASANPYSPANTASPVVESPTPAQPAPGPGLLQAAGLAFLGGLILNLMPCVFPVLFIKGLSLVQSGGEERHKLRTHGFVYAAGILVSFWILVALLLGLRSAGSHLGWGFQFQSPIFLSLMAALLFFLGLSLAGQFEIGLTLTSAGGSLAQKQGYTGSFFTGVLAVIVATPCTAPFMGVALGYALAQSALVTFAVFTALALGLAAPYVALTLQPAWTSILPRPGAWMEVLKQAVSIPIFGTVIWLAWVVASAYGSTMLAALLVIFLLLAIAGWFLGRWPAQRWATIIASLIVVAVIVLASIAPGQLVTKAAQSAPSTAANGWQPWSAEAVIHYQSQGRPVFVDFTASWCLSCQVNERVAFGTPEVQKAFADNNVVLLRADWTRYDDSITQALNSFGRSGVPTYALYVPGEKSPRLLPEVLTPGIVNGALAQLPHSASQSAFKK; via the coding sequence ATGAAATTCTCTCGCTCAATCATCGCGCTCTTTTTCCTGCTCGCTGGATTGCCGGCGCTTGCCGCGTCCAGTTCCGCAGCCCTGCCGCACGTGCATGTACAACTCATCAGTCCTGACACGCAGCTTCATCCCGGAAGCAACAACGCCGGCCTATACTTCAAGCTCGAACCCGGCTGGCACGTCTACTGGAAGAACCCCGGTGACGCGGGCGAACCACCTCACATCAAGTGGACGCTGCCGCAGGGAATCACCACCGGACCCATTCAATTCCCTATCCCGAAGCGTCTTCCCCTCGGCCCCTTGATGGACTTCGGCTACGAAGACGAAGTGCTGTTTCCGATCAAACTCAATGTCGCTGAACAGGCAGCCACAGGCCCAGCAGTTTTGCACGCCAAGATCGACTGGCTCGTCTGTCGCGGAAGCTGCATCCCCGAAAAAACCGAGCTCGAACTCGATCGCTCCATTGCCCAGGCTAGCTCAGGCAGCGCTTCCGTTGAACCCGATCAAGGTATCTGGGCTCGCCTCGCCAACAAGCTTCCGGCATCGCCACCAGCGAATCTGAGAATTGGCTTCGCACCAACACCCACCGGCTTCCGCCTGACCATCAACACGGGGCACAAAGAAAACGAAGCGTCCTTCTTCCCGGCCAGCCCCGACATCCTCTCCAACCCCGCGCCTCAGACCGTAACGCCCACCGCGAACGGTCTCACCCTCGATCTGAAAAAGGACGAATCTCTAGCAGCAAACCCCAAAGAACTAACAGGCCTGCTTCAACTCTCCGGCGGTCGCGCTTACGAGCTCATTGCACTGGCAGGTACTCCCAAAGCGCCAAAGGCCGTACCCATCGAAACAAGCACCTCGGCCAGCGCAAATCCTTACAGCCCCGCTAACACCGCTAGTCCCGTTGTCGAATCACCAACCCCCGCGCAGCCCGCACCCGGCCCGGGGCTCCTTCAAGCCGCTGGCCTCGCCTTCCTCGGCGGACTGATCCTCAACCTGATGCCCTGCGTCTTCCCCGTGCTCTTCATCAAGGGCTTGTCGCTTGTGCAGTCAGGTGGCGAAGAGCGACACAAACTCCGCACCCACGGCTTCGTCTATGCCGCGGGAATCCTCGTTTCTTTCTGGATATTAGTCGCGCTGTTGCTAGGTCTCCGCTCCGCCGGCTCGCACCTCGGCTGGGGATTCCAGTTCCAGTCACCAATTTTTCTTTCACTGATGGCCGCGCTGCTCTTCTTTCTCGGCCTCTCTCTCGCCGGCCAATTTGAAATCGGTCTCACTCTTACGAGCGCCGGTGGTTCGCTTGCTCAGAAGCAGGGTTATACGGGCAGCTTCTTCACCGGAGTCCTCGCCGTCATCGTCGCCACTCCGTGCACCGCACCGTTCATGGGAGTCGCTCTCGGCTACGCGCTCGCCCAATCTGCGCTCGTCACCTTCGCTGTCTTCACCGCGCTCGCTCTCGGACTAGCAGCGCCCTACGTAGCACTCACGCTGCAACCCGCATGGACGAGCATCCTCCCACGCCCCGGCGCATGGATGGAAGTCCTCAAGCAAGCCGTGTCTATTCCCATCTTCGGAACTGTCATCTGGCTCGCCTGGGTCGTCGCATCTGCCTACGGATCGACAATGCTCGCTGCACTTTTGGTGATTTTCCTTCTGCTTGCCATCGCCGGATGGTTCCTAGGCCGCTGGCCCGCGCAACGCTGGGCCACGATCATCGCAAGTCTCATTGTTGTTGCAGTGATCGTTCTCGCCAGCATCGCTCCCGGTCAACTGGTCACGAAGGCCGCGCAATCCGCCCCATCAACAGCAGCGAATGGCTGGCAGCCGTGGTCCGCCGAAGCCGTCATTCACTATCAATCTCAGGGCCGTCCCGTCTTCGTCGACTTCACTGCCAGCTGGTGCCTCTCGTGTCAGGTCAACGAGCGTGTAGCCTTCGGCACCCCCGAAGTTCAGAAAGCCTTCGCCGACAACAACGTTGTCCTGCTCCGCGCCGACTGGACCCGCTACGACGACTCCATCACCCAGGCTCTCAACTCCTTCGGCCGTAGCGGCGT
- a CDS encoding CoA-binding protein produces the protein MNDPALINEMLRNAQTIAVIGVSDKPWRASHNITRYLVMQGYHVFPVNPALTEVHGLKCYPDLESAHAAALEDYPKGIDLVDVFRASDKVPPIVEDVIRLGIRYLWLQEDVINDKAIAQARKAGVKCVQNVCIFREHAQRVG, from the coding sequence ATGAATGATCCCGCACTCATCAACGAAATGCTCCGTAATGCGCAGACCATCGCCGTGATTGGCGTAAGCGACAAACCCTGGCGCGCCAGCCATAACATCACCCGCTATCTTGTCATGCAGGGATATCACGTCTTTCCCGTCAACCCCGCCCTCACGGAGGTGCATGGCCTCAAGTGCTATCCCGACCTCGAATCGGCGCATGCCGCCGCCTTGGAGGATTACCCCAAAGGCATCGACTTGGTTGACGTCTTCCGTGCCTCTGACAAGGTTCCACCTATCGTTGAAGATGTGATCCGCCTCGGCATCCGCTACCTCTGGCTTCAGGAGGACGTGATCAACGACAAGGCCATCGCTCAAGCCCGAAAAGCGGGCGTGAAATGCGTCCAGAATGTATGCATCTTTCGTGAACACGCGCAGAGAGTAGGCTAG
- the prfB gene encoding peptide chain release factor 2 (programmed frameshift): MALTDLEYAYAPVRDQVRDLREYLDPARLRRELTAIETKLADPAMWSDTAASKPLMRDRKRLESLIADDEKLVSRTSDIDAYFELAREGEDVLADLERDIKALATFTEELEARTMLSGEADPLNAIVTVHPGAGGTESQDWAEMLLRMYLRWAEQQGFKTEMNDYQDGEEAGIKSATFTITGEYAFGQLAGESGVHRLVRISPFDSAKRRHTSFASVYVSPEIDETINVDLKLEDLRIDTYRSGGKGGQHVNTTDSAVRMTHLPTGIVVQCQNERSQHKNREKAMKMLRSRLYEYELEKKRAVSKKLEDSKLEINFGSQIRSYVLQPYRIAKDHRTKVEVGDVDKVLDGYLEPFLRGYLLAKRRGTAVSAGPEDELEV; the protein is encoded by the exons ATGGCATTAACTGATCTCGAATACGCCTACGCTCCGGTGCGCGACCAAGTCCGCGACCTGCGGGAGTATCTT GACCCTGCTCGCCTGCGCAGGGAACTAACCGCAATCGAAACTAAGCTTGCCGACCCAGCAATGTGGTCAGACACCGCCGCCAGCAAACCGCTGATGCGTGATCGCAAGCGCCTCGAATCTCTCATCGCCGACGACGAAAAACTTGTCAGCCGCACCAGCGACATCGATGCCTACTTCGAACTCGCCCGTGAAGGCGAAGATGTCCTCGCTGATCTCGAACGCGACATCAAGGCCCTTGCCACTTTTACCGAGGAGTTGGAAGCGCGCACCATGCTCTCCGGCGAGGCCGATCCTCTGAATGCCATCGTCACCGTGCATCCCGGCGCCGGCGGCACCGAGAGCCAGGACTGGGCCGAGATGCTCTTGCGCATGTATCTCCGCTGGGCCGAGCAGCAGGGTTTCAAGACTGAGATGAATGACTACCAGGACGGCGAAGAAGCTGGAATTAAATCAGCGACCTTCACCATTACCGGCGAATATGCCTTCGGTCAACTGGCCGGAGAGAGCGGCGTTCATCGCCTGGTGCGCATCTCGCCGTTTGACTCTGCGAAGCGACGCCACACCTCTTTCGCGTCCGTCTATGTCTCCCCCGAAATCGACGAGACCATCAACGTCGATCTCAAGCTCGAAGATCTGCGCATCGATACCTATCGCTCCGGCGGCAAAGGCGGCCAGCACGTCAACACCACCGACTCCGCCGTACGCATGACGCACCTCCCCACTGGAATCGTGGTGCAGTGTCAGAACGAGCGTTCCCAGCACAAGAATCGCGAGAAGGCGATGAAGATGCTCCGCTCGCGCCTGTATGAATATGAGCTCGAAAAGAAGCGCGCTGTGAGCAAGAAGCTCGAAGACTCCAAGCTTGAGATCAACTTCGGCTCGCAGATTCGCTCTTATGTTCTGCAGCCCTATCGCATCGCAAAGGATCACCGCACCAAGGTAGAAGTCGGCGACGTAGACAAGGTGCTCGATGGCTATCTCGAGCCTTTCCTGCGCGGATACCTGTTAGCCAAGCGTCGAGGGACCGCAGTCTCAGCCGGCCCGGAAGACGAGTTGGAAGTGTAG
- the lnt gene encoding apolipoprotein N-acyltransferase: MRWHSIRMWAAAVLSAALLELPFPLAGPMPPWRSVFAWFGLVPLLWAILNPAMVDHPRPLRRAFLVAYLCGVFWYMGNCYWIRDTMLHYGEMPAGAPVLLLIGFSLVLGLYFGLFGLGVMLVRRATGKSNLALAAAPFLWVTLDLAASRITSVPWDQLGYSQVDNGIVNQLAPWTGVYGISFVLVAINALIAVGTVETSDRRRWLTSAVGVLLAATGFAGIAHQPAKSSTTTAAVLVQPNLDVGGDNDWSGPGEWDRHIAEFTHLASEQCKTYIAGIPQTGAPNGEIICPPYNTHPDLIVWPEAPSPFFEGDPRFQNSMAALTQSNQAPLIIGGLAADLSPQNEELDYNAAMVFGADGGRFGRYEKIHLVPFGEYVPFAQYLTFAHKLTGRVSKFTPGERRKVFRLNGHYYGIFICYEAVFADEVRHFAQLGAEVLVNISDDGWYGDTSAPWQHLNMARMRAIENRRWLLRDTNNGVTAVIDPYGRVRQSIPRHQIDALPAQYGFRDDITFYTEHGDVFAWLCAILSLGLMGWCGKANLRLAIQNKVRS; encoded by the coding sequence ATGCGCTGGCATTCAATAAGGATGTGGGCGGCGGCAGTTCTATCCGCGGCTCTGCTGGAATTGCCGTTCCCACTGGCTGGCCCCATGCCGCCTTGGCGCAGCGTCTTCGCATGGTTCGGCCTCGTGCCTCTTCTCTGGGCCATCCTTAATCCCGCTATGGTCGATCATCCCCGCCCTTTGCGTCGCGCCTTTCTGGTGGCCTATCTTTGCGGGGTCTTCTGGTACATGGGCAACTGCTACTGGATCCGCGACACCATGCTCCACTATGGCGAGATGCCGGCCGGTGCACCGGTCCTGCTGCTCATCGGCTTCAGCTTGGTCCTCGGCCTTTACTTCGGATTATTCGGATTGGGAGTAATGCTGGTTCGCCGCGCAACCGGCAAGTCGAATCTCGCTCTCGCTGCAGCCCCCTTCCTATGGGTGACACTTGACCTCGCCGCCTCCCGCATCACCAGTGTTCCCTGGGACCAACTCGGCTACTCACAAGTCGACAACGGCATTGTGAATCAGCTAGCACCGTGGACAGGTGTGTACGGCATCAGCTTCGTTCTTGTTGCGATAAATGCGCTCATAGCTGTTGGCACTGTTGAGACAAGTGATCGCCGCCGCTGGCTCACAAGCGCCGTGGGCGTTCTCCTCGCCGCCACAGGTTTTGCTGGAATCGCCCATCAACCTGCCAAGTCCTCAACAACCACCGCCGCCGTCCTCGTCCAACCCAACCTTGACGTAGGCGGCGATAACGACTGGTCCGGCCCCGGCGAATGGGATCGACACATCGCGGAATTCACGCATCTCGCTAGCGAGCAATGCAAAACCTACATCGCCGGAATTCCGCAGACCGGAGCACCCAACGGCGAAATCATCTGCCCGCCTTACAACACTCATCCGGATCTCATCGTCTGGCCAGAAGCACCTTCTCCCTTCTTCGAGGGGGATCCACGATTCCAGAATTCGATGGCCGCTCTTACCCAATCGAATCAGGCTCCACTCATCATCGGCGGTCTCGCTGCTGATTTGTCGCCTCAAAACGAAGAACTCGACTACAACGCTGCCATGGTTTTTGGCGCTGACGGCGGTCGTTTCGGTCGCTACGAGAAGATTCACCTCGTCCCCTTTGGCGAATACGTTCCGTTTGCCCAGTACCTCACCTTCGCGCACAAACTTACAGGCCGTGTCTCCAAATTCACGCCCGGTGAGCGACGCAAAGTCTTCCGTCTCAACGGACACTACTACGGCATCTTCATCTGCTACGAAGCCGTGTTCGCCGACGAAGTCCGCCACTTCGCCCAACTCGGCGCCGAGGTCCTCGTCAACATCAGCGACGACGGTTGGTACGGGGACACCAGCGCCCCATGGCAGCACCTCAATATGGCCCGCATGCGCGCCATCGAAAACCGCCGCTGGCTTCTGCGCGACACCAATAACGGCGTCACTGCTGTCATCGACCCCTACGGACGCGTCCGCCAGAGCATTCCGCGCCATCAAATTGACGCTCTGCCCGCCCAATACGGCTTCCGCGACGACATCACCTTCTATACAGAGCATGGCGACGTGTTCGCGTGGCTCTGTGCCATACTGAGTCTGGGCCTCATGGGCTGGTGTGGCAAAGCCAACCTCCGGCTCGCAATTCAAAACAAAGTCAGGTCCTAA